A genomic region of Pelomicrobium methylotrophicum contains the following coding sequences:
- a CDS encoding fumarylacetoacetate hydrolase family protein, with product MTKWVRYQANGRIGFGTLEADTIAEHEGDLFASPKPTGKTLPLGAVKLLPPCVPSKMVALWNNFHALAAKLNVPRPPEPLYLLKSNNSFLAPNETIRQPKAYGGKVAFEGELGIVIGKRVSGCSEEDAPQYIFGYTCVNDVTASEIIQKDPTFPQWVRSKGYDTFGPFGPVIATGLDPYQLTVRTILNGQERQHYPVSDMIFGPYQLVALISRDITLEPGDIIACGTSVGVGSMKPGSTIEVEIDGIGTLTNRFE from the coding sequence ATGACGAAATGGGTACGTTATCAGGCCAACGGCCGCATCGGGTTCGGGACGCTGGAGGCGGACACGATCGCGGAACACGAAGGCGACCTGTTCGCCTCGCCCAAGCCCACGGGCAAGACGCTGCCGTTGGGCGCGGTGAAATTGCTCCCGCCCTGTGTGCCGAGCAAAATGGTGGCGCTGTGGAACAACTTCCATGCCCTCGCCGCCAAGTTGAACGTCCCGCGGCCGCCCGAGCCCCTCTATCTGCTGAAGTCCAACAACTCGTTTCTGGCACCGAATGAGACCATCCGCCAGCCCAAGGCCTACGGCGGCAAGGTGGCATTCGAGGGCGAGCTGGGCATCGTGATCGGAAAGCGGGTGAGCGGCTGCAGCGAGGAGGACGCCCCTCAGTACATCTTCGGCTACACCTGCGTGAACGACGTCACGGCGTCCGAAATCATCCAGAAGGACCCGACCTTCCCCCAGTGGGTACGCTCCAAGGGCTACGACACCTTCGGGCCGTTCGGCCCGGTAATCGCCACCGGACTGGATCCCTACCAGCTCACGGTACGCACGATCCTGAACGGCCAGGAGCGGCAGCATTACCCCGTCTCCGACATGATCTTCGGGCCGTACCAGCTGGTGGCCCTGATCTCCCGGGACATCACGCTGGAGCCCGGCGACATCATCGCTTGCGGCACGTCGGTGGGCGTGGGGTCCATGAAACCGGGCAGTACCATCGAGGTGGAGATCGACGGCATCGGCACGCTCACCAACCGGTTCGAATGA
- a CDS encoding cation transporter: MPGCCDDKGCSTEHLARRQAATLKAVLVINGAMFVVELVAGLIAGSVALLADSLDMLGDALVYAVSLLAVGRDARWKAGAALFKGAVMAGFGLFVLGKAVHTMLAPIPPEVAIMGGVGLLALGANGLCLALLWRRRRDDVNMRSVWLCSRNDIIANVSVLAAAGAVHALDSAWPDIAVGLGLAALWLASSLGVIRSASRELAAAQG; the protein is encoded by the coding sequence ATGCCAGGATGCTGTGACGACAAAGGGTGTTCCACCGAACATCTGGCCCGGCGTCAGGCGGCAACGCTCAAAGCCGTCCTGGTCATCAACGGCGCGATGTTCGTGGTGGAGCTGGTGGCGGGGCTCATTGCCGGGTCGGTCGCGCTCCTCGCCGATTCCCTCGACATGCTCGGCGACGCGCTGGTGTATGCGGTGAGCCTGCTGGCGGTGGGGCGGGACGCCCGGTGGAAGGCAGGCGCAGCCCTGTTCAAGGGAGCGGTGATGGCCGGCTTCGGCCTGTTCGTCCTCGGCAAAGCCGTTCACACGATGCTTGCGCCCATCCCGCCCGAGGTCGCCATCATGGGCGGCGTGGGACTGCTCGCGCTGGGGGCGAACGGTCTCTGCCTGGCATTGTTGTGGCGCCGCCGGAGGGACGACGTGAACATGCGGTCGGTGTGGCTTTGCTCCCGTAACGACATCATCGCCAACGTCTCAGTCCTGGCAGCCGCCGGCGCCGTGCATGCGCTTGACTCGGCCTGGCCCGACATCGCGGTGGGCCTCGGCCTGGCTGCCTTGTGGCTTGCGTCGTCGCTGGGGGTGATCCGCAGCGCATCGCGCGAGCTGGCGGCGGCACAGGGATAG
- a CDS encoding MoaD/ThiS family protein — protein MARILYFASLVEALGKSSEEVSVPSAGVPVKWLLARLRARGGPWSVHLRDDRVQVTINKKFVELDETVTDSDDVAIVPTRRE, from the coding sequence GTGGCGCGCATTCTTTATTTTGCCTCGCTGGTGGAAGCTCTGGGCAAAAGCTCGGAAGAGGTGTCGGTGCCTTCCGCCGGCGTTCCCGTGAAATGGCTCCTCGCGCGGTTGCGGGCGCGGGGCGGTCCCTGGAGTGTTCATTTACGCGATGACCGGGTGCAGGTCACGATCAACAAGAAGTTCGTCGAGCTCGATGAGACGGTAACTGACAGCGACGACGTGGCCATCGTGCCGACGCGGCGCGAGTAA
- the hemP gene encoding hemin uptake protein HemP, translating to MPSDQKPCPWGTPLEDRKPRRVTSEELLGRAGELIIVHREREYRLRRTANGKLILTA from the coding sequence ATGCCATCGGACCAGAAGCCATGCCCCTGGGGCACCCCGCTGGAAGACCGCAAGCCTCGGCGGGTGACCAGCGAGGAGCTCCTGGGCCGGGCCGGGGAACTCATCATCGTACACCGGGAGCGGGAGTACCGCCTGCGGCGCACCGCCAACGGCAAGCTCATCCTGACGGCGTGA
- a CDS encoding ExbD/TolR family protein has protein sequence MQLGIRSTGDVFWNGEPVNRPALERRLEDAARLQPQPELHLRADASSEYRQVAEVLSLAAKAGLTLVGLVTDPKEP, from the coding sequence ATGCAGCTCGGCATCCGCTCGACGGGGGATGTGTTCTGGAACGGGGAGCCGGTGAATCGCCCAGCGCTCGAGCGCAGGCTCGAGGACGCCGCGCGCCTCCAACCCCAGCCGGAGCTGCACCTGCGGGCGGACGCGAGCAGCGAATACCGCCAGGTGGCCGAAGTCCTGTCGCTGGCGGCCAAGGCTGGACTTACCCTCGTCGGGTTGGTGACCGATCCCAAGGAGCCTTAG
- a CDS encoding FTR1 family protein: MSKGSGSALGFWLAAVFAAALIAAMEAHAALSEANLRDAQNIVHMLDYVSVDYPEFVRDGQVLNDAEYREQLEFAGQVLALLETLPPPQQADLLAQAAELKRRIEGKAPGEEVSRLASALRWAVIDAYDLAVTPKRAPDLSRARTLYAEHCAGCHGAQGRGDGPAASGMDPPPSDFHDQARMASRSVYGLYSTITLGVAGTPMASFRHLSEEDRWALAFYVSGMGVDPALAEKGAALWKDGAGRDVFTGLKPLATLTRKEAAEKHGPDAAMVMAWLTAHPEAVGTASGSPIDESRRLLAESVDAYRRGDRAEAQRLAVAAYLEGFELAEAGLDTVARSLRIEVEAAMMAYRGLLRSGAPVAEVESKAAAIDVLLARAQELFGGEVLSPSAAAVSAFVILLREGLEAILVLAAVIAFLVKAERRDLLKYVHAGWTGALLLGVATWAMASHVVSVSGAGRELTEGVTALLAAAILIYVGFWLHGKSHAQAWKAFIEQRLKGALSRGTVSALVAVSFLAVYREVFETVLFYQALWTQTGDTGGGSILVGFLGGAAALVVISWGIFRYGVRLPIGPFFTVSSVLVALLAVVFVGQGVAALQEAGRLPADLVAFPRVPVLGIYPTVQSLAAQTAALLLVIAGFVWMQRAARKHPRKTPAGA, from the coding sequence ATGTCCAAAGGGAGCGGATCCGCCCTCGGCTTCTGGCTCGCCGCCGTCTTTGCCGCGGCGCTGATCGCGGCGATGGAGGCGCACGCGGCCCTGTCCGAAGCGAACCTGCGGGACGCGCAGAACATCGTGCACATGCTGGACTACGTGAGCGTGGACTACCCGGAGTTCGTGCGCGACGGCCAGGTGCTGAACGATGCCGAGTACCGGGAGCAGCTCGAATTCGCCGGCCAAGTGCTGGCGCTGCTCGAGACGCTGCCGCCGCCGCAACAGGCGGATCTCCTGGCGCAGGCGGCGGAACTGAAGCGCCGCATCGAAGGAAAAGCCCCGGGCGAGGAAGTGAGCCGCCTCGCCTCGGCGCTGCGCTGGGCGGTGATCGACGCCTACGATCTCGCTGTCACCCCGAAGCGAGCCCCCGACCTCTCCCGCGCCCGGACCCTCTACGCGGAACACTGCGCCGGCTGCCACGGCGCTCAAGGCCGTGGCGACGGCCCGGCGGCCTCGGGCATGGACCCGCCGCCCAGCGACTTCCACGACCAAGCACGCATGGCGAGCCGCAGCGTCTACGGGCTCTACAGCACCATCACCCTCGGCGTGGCGGGCACGCCCATGGCGAGCTTCCGGCACCTCTCCGAGGAGGACCGCTGGGCCCTCGCCTTTTATGTCTCCGGCATGGGCGTCGACCCGGCCCTGGCGGAAAAGGGGGCGGCGTTGTGGAAGGACGGTGCCGGCCGGGACGTCTTCACGGGGCTCAAGCCCCTCGCCACCTTGACCCGCAAGGAAGCGGCCGAAAAGCACGGGCCGGACGCCGCCATGGTCATGGCCTGGCTGACGGCCCACCCCGAGGCGGTCGGGACGGCCTCGGGCTCCCCCATCGACGAGAGCCGGCGGCTGCTCGCCGAGAGCGTGGACGCCTACCGGCGCGGCGACCGGGCCGAGGCCCAGCGGCTGGCGGTCGCCGCCTATCTCGAGGGCTTCGAGCTCGCCGAGGCCGGTCTTGACACGGTGGCGAGGAGCTTACGGATCGAAGTGGAAGCCGCCATGATGGCCTACCGCGGCCTCCTGCGCTCGGGCGCGCCGGTCGCGGAGGTGGAAAGCAAGGCCGCGGCGATCGATGTATTGCTCGCCCGGGCTCAAGAGCTGTTCGGCGGTGAGGTGCTCTCACCCTCGGCGGCAGCCGTGTCCGCCTTCGTCATCCTGCTGCGGGAAGGGCTGGAAGCGATCCTGGTGTTGGCCGCTGTGATCGCCTTCCTGGTGAAGGCCGAGCGGCGCGATCTCCTCAAGTACGTCCACGCCGGCTGGACCGGGGCGCTGCTCCTGGGGGTCGCCACCTGGGCCATGGCGAGCCACGTGGTGAGCGTGAGCGGCGCCGGCCGGGAGCTCACGGAAGGCGTCACTGCGCTCCTTGCTGCGGCGATCCTCATCTACGTGGGCTTCTGGCTGCACGGCAAGTCCCATGCCCAAGCCTGGAAGGCCTTCATCGAACAGCGGCTCAAGGGGGCGCTCTCCCGGGGCACCGTGAGCGCTCTGGTGGCGGTGTCGTTCCTCGCGGTTTACCGGGAAGTATTCGAGACGGTGCTCTTCTACCAGGCGTTGTGGACGCAGACGGGGGACACCGGCGGCGGCTCCATCCTGGTGGGTTTCCTGGGCGGCGCGGCGGCGCTCGTGGTCATCTCCTGGGGCATCTTCCGCTACGGCGTGCGGCTTCCCATCGGCCCCTTTTTCACCGTGAGCTCCGTGCTGGTCGCCCTGCTCGCGGTGGTGTTCGTCGGCCAGGGCGTGGCGGCGCTCCAGGAGGCGGGGAGGCTTCCGGCGGACCTGGTGGCTTTCCCCCGGGTGCCGGTGCTGGGCATCTATCCCACGGTGCAGTCGCTTGCTGCCCAGACGGCGGCGCTGCTCCTCGTGATCGCGGGCTTTGTCTGGATGCAGCGCGCCGCCCGCAAGCACCCGCGCAAGACGCCGGCGGGCGCGTGA
- a CDS encoding antibiotic biosynthesis monooxygenase family protein: MIVVSEQFFVAPECREAFDAWCERLLHLMAMRPGCCHAVLSRPAKGLPSHVLHSAWESPEAFRAWTRSDAFVLAASGTLPEGSSAFVAPKRMAVEVIDHRPVSSGARGEASPSWARRGRLAGKVAAPGAACAFAWCVEGTGPGMPASPTPTSRAS; the protein is encoded by the coding sequence ATGATCGTCGTGAGCGAGCAGTTTTTCGTGGCGCCGGAGTGCCGCGAAGCGTTCGACGCCTGGTGCGAGCGGCTCCTTCATCTGATGGCGATGCGGCCGGGATGCTGCCATGCCGTCCTCTCCCGTCCGGCGAAAGGCCTGCCCTCCCATGTCCTGCACAGCGCCTGGGAATCGCCGGAAGCGTTTCGGGCGTGGACCCGATCCGATGCCTTCGTACTGGCCGCCTCCGGGACGCTTCCTGAAGGGTCCTCGGCGTTCGTCGCGCCGAAGCGCATGGCGGTCGAAGTGATCGATCATCGTCCCGTGTCGTCGGGCGCCAGGGGGGAGGCTTCCCCGTCTTGGGCGAGGCGTGGGCGGCTTGCGGGGAAAGTCGCTGCGCCCGGGGCGGCATGCGCTTTCGCGTGGTGCGTTGAAGGAACTGGGCCTGGAATGCCCGCGTCGCCGACCCCCACGTCCCGGGCGTCATGA
- a CDS encoding Uma2 family endonuclease, producing MSIQSENWLPRHRLTVDEYHRMGEVGLLAPEARVELIEGEIIDRARIGSRHAGTIARLIHLLTAVVGDRAIVYSQSPLRLDEHSEPQPDLALLKPRRDFYTSRHPTASDTLLVVEVSDVTLRYDRQVKVPLYARHGVPEVWIVDLENALTHYFRSPAGETYAHISATERPGLAPIVALPGVAVDLSGLLPSPSE from the coding sequence ATGAGCATCCAGAGCGAGAACTGGCTTCCGCGGCATCGGCTCACCGTGGACGAATACCACCGCATGGGCGAAGTGGGCCTGCTGGCGCCCGAGGCCCGGGTGGAGCTGATCGAAGGAGAGATCATCGATAGGGCCCGGATTGGCAGCCGGCACGCCGGCACCATTGCCAGGCTTATCCATCTGCTGACTGCGGTGGTCGGCGACCGGGCCATCGTTTATTCTCAGTCCCCACTGCGCCTTGACGAGCACTCTGAACCCCAACCCGACCTCGCTCTCCTCAAGCCGCGCCGGGATTTCTACACCAGCCGCCATCCGACGGCTTCCGACACGCTGCTGGTGGTCGAGGTGAGCGACGTTACCCTGCGCTACGACCGCCAGGTGAAAGTGCCGCTCTACGCGCGTCACGGCGTCCCCGAAGTGTGGATCGTCGATCTGGAGAATGCGCTGACCCACTACTTTCGTTCCCCCGCCGGAGAGACCTACGCCCACATCTCGGCCACCGAACGCCCGGGCCTCGCCCCTATCGTGGCGCTGCCTGGCGTCGCTGTAGACCTTTCGGGGTTACTGCCCAGCCCCTCTGAGTAA
- the bfr gene encoding bacterioferritin, producing the protein MKGDNKVIEHLNKVLYNELTAINQYFLHAKMFENWGLHKLYEHERNESIDEMKHADKLMERILFLEGLPNLQNLGKLMIGENVPEALKCDLQLEQAARPDLQAAIAYCESVGDYISRELFKEILDSEEEHIDWLETQLELIDKLGLQNYLQSQM; encoded by the coding sequence ATGAAAGGCGATAACAAAGTCATCGAGCACCTCAACAAAGTTCTCTACAACGAGCTCACCGCCATCAACCAGTACTTCCTCCACGCCAAGATGTTCGAGAACTGGGGGCTCCACAAGCTCTACGAGCACGAGCGCAACGAGTCCATCGACGAGATGAAGCACGCCGACAAGCTCATGGAGCGCATCCTGTTCCTCGAGGGACTGCCCAATCTCCAGAACCTGGGCAAGCTCATGATCGGTGAGAACGTGCCGGAGGCCTTGAAGTGCGATCTCCAGCTGGAACAGGCCGCGCGGCCCGACCTCCAGGCGGCCATCGCCTACTGTGAAAGCGTGGGCGATTACATCAGCCGGGAACTGTTCAAGGAAATCCTCGATTCCGAAGAAGAGCACATCGACTGGCTGGAGACCCAGCTCGAGCTCATCGACAAGCTCGGCCTGCAGAACTACCTGCAATCCCAGATGTAG
- a CDS encoding bacterioferritin-associated ferredoxin, which produces MYVCLCNAITDREIRQCAERGVSSLEELRETLGVATCCGRCAQAAQQILEECMNERPHLAPAASS; this is translated from the coding sequence ATGTACGTCTGCCTCTGCAACGCCATCACCGACCGGGAGATCCGCCAGTGCGCGGAGCGGGGAGTGTCGTCGCTGGAGGAGTTGCGCGAGACTTTGGGGGTCGCCACCTGCTGCGGACGATGCGCTCAGGCGGCTCAGCAAATCCTGGAGGAATGCATGAACGAGCGTCCCCACCTTGCGCCTGCCGCCAGTTCGTAA